The following proteins come from a genomic window of Companilactobacillus pabuli:
- a CDS encoding LTA synthase family protein, whose product MQKIKSILNTRLGFMGFLVLCLWLKTVVTYFLDFGLTINNLWQYFFMIVNPLATLVFLLGLALYINKPKISYIVMGLIYLADSIFIYANLLYYREMADFISVSTMLGVTKVAKGLGASTLSSMQPRDLIYLIDFVVIILLFTTRFVKIDQRPFRKLNALATSMLGIALFSADLAGSEANRPQLLGRTFDHSYIVQYLGINSFLGYDSVRSVQNNQVRSSATEAEVDDVLDYVNNNYAKPNPKYFGKANGKNIIIIHLESFEQFLIGMKVNDQEVTPFLNSLYNDQNTLSFDNFFNEVGNGRTSDAETMLESGLFGLPEGSFFQKLGGDNTFQSAPAILAQQKGYTSAVFHGNIGSFWGRNITYKNMGYNYFFDKSYYDTKDSDTLSLNGYGIKDKLLFSEGVKYLEQMQQPFYTKFLTITNHVGYQFSDEDNAGFQTSDNENSVVNDYFKTAHYLDKSVEEFFNYLKASGLEKNTIVVLYGDHYGLNDEQHKALSTMLGKTPETWTKFDNIQMQRVPFMIHMDGLKGGINHTYGDEIDVLPTILHLAGVNTKSYVQLGTDLLSKQHNSIVAFRKKSFVTPKYTVIRNGTSTTVYTNETGEEVDMRNNPELVTKVAKWEKDVDTKLKTSDNINNKNLLRFYTPNNFTPTDPNNYSYLNQVQQMEELRNKLGDKSTSLYSKNGNKSTTDLYTTDAVQLQNDRTPIDSWDYLNQK is encoded by the coding sequence ATGCAAAAAATAAAATCCATATTGAACACGCGATTAGGATTCATGGGTTTCCTAGTCTTGTGTCTATGGTTAAAAACAGTGGTTACCTATTTTCTGGACTTTGGCTTAACTATCAATAACTTATGGCAATACTTTTTTATGATAGTCAATCCCTTGGCAACACTGGTTTTTTTATTGGGATTAGCTCTCTATATCAACAAACCCAAAATCTCATACATAGTCATGGGACTTATTTATCTTGCTGACTCAATTTTCATTTACGCTAATTTGCTATATTATCGTGAAATGGCCGACTTTATCTCTGTCAGTACAATGCTTGGTGTTACTAAGGTTGCTAAAGGTTTAGGGGCTAGTACTTTAAGTTCAATGCAGCCAAGAGATTTAATTTACTTGATTGATTTTGTAGTAATTATTTTATTATTCACAACTCGTTTCGTAAAAATCGATCAACGTCCCTTTAGAAAACTCAATGCCCTAGCTACTAGTATGTTGGGTATTGCTTTATTTTCTGCCGATTTAGCAGGTTCTGAAGCTAATCGTCCACAATTACTTGGAAGAACCTTTGATCACTCTTATATCGTGCAATATCTCGGCATCAACTCATTTTTAGGCTATGATTCAGTTCGTTCAGTTCAAAACAATCAAGTACGCTCTAGTGCAACTGAGGCTGAGGTCGATGATGTTTTGGATTATGTCAATAATAATTATGCTAAACCAAATCCCAAGTATTTCGGTAAAGCTAATGGCAAAAATATCATTATTATCCATCTAGAAAGTTTTGAACAATTCTTAATTGGTATGAAAGTTAATGACCAAGAGGTCACTCCATTTTTAAACAGTCTTTACAATGACCAAAATACCCTTTCGTTCGATAACTTTTTCAATGAAGTTGGTAACGGTCGAACTAGTGATGCTGAAACGATGCTCGAATCAGGTTTATTCGGATTGCCTGAAGGCTCATTTTTCCAAAAACTTGGTGGCGACAACACTTTCCAATCAGCACCGGCAATTTTGGCCCAACAAAAGGGTTATACGAGTGCCGTCTTTCACGGTAATATTGGAAGCTTTTGGGGACGAAACATCACTTATAAAAATATGGGCTACAATTATTTCTTCGACAAGAGCTACTATGATACTAAGGATTCTGATACCTTATCGCTAAATGGTTATGGTATCAAAGACAAACTGCTCTTTTCTGAAGGAGTCAAATATCTAGAGCAAATGCAACAACCCTTCTATACCAAGTTCTTAACCATCACTAACCACGTTGGATATCAATTTTCTGACGAAGACAATGCTGGTTTCCAAACTTCTGACAACGAAAATTCTGTTGTAAATGACTATTTCAAAACTGCCCACTATCTCGATAAATCTGTTGAAGAATTTTTCAACTATTTGAAAGCCTCTGGATTGGAAAAGAACACCATAGTCGTACTTTACGGTGATCATTACGGATTAAATGACGAACAACACAAGGCTCTTTCGACAATGCTTGGCAAAACCCCAGAGACTTGGACAAAATTTGACAATATTCAAATGCAGCGCGTTCCTTTTATGATCCATATGGACGGTCTAAAAGGTGGAATTAATCACACTTATGGTGATGAAATCGATGTCCTACCAACAATCTTGCATTTAGCTGGAGTAAATACTAAATCGTACGTACAATTAGGAACCGATTTACTTTCCAAACAACATAATTCAATCGTTGCCTTCAGAAAGAAAAGCTTCGTAACGCCAAAATACACTGTTATCAGAAATGGAACTTCGACAACTGTTTACACCAATGAAACTGGCGAAGAAGTTGACATGCGCAATAACCCTGAATTAGTCACTAAAGTTGCTAAATGGGAGAAGGATGTTGATACTAAGCTGAAAACTTCTGATAATATCAACAATAAAAATCTGCTCCGCTTCTACACACCAAATAATTTCACACCTACTGATCCAAATAATTATTCTTACTTGAATCAAGTGCAACAAATGGAAGAACTTCGTAACAAACTTGGAGACAAATCAACTAGTCTCTATTCAAAGAATGGTAATAAATCAACGACTGATCTCTACACAACTGATGCGGTACAACTACAAAATGATCGTACGCCGATTGACAGTTGGGATTATTTAAATCAAAAATAA
- a CDS encoding LTA synthase family protein, whose product MNKLKNILNKRLGFMALLVALLWIKTIIAYYCDFSLGVSDPLQHFILIINPIATAVILLSIALYINRSKISYIVMGFIYVLESALLYGNILYYREFSDFLSFNTIAGAAKVSKGLGGSAANLVQIHDFIYGLDFIILAILLLTHYIKIDPQPMKKLTAIATTFLGIFLFSLNLTIAESNRPQLLGRTFDRAYIVKYLGLNSFLAYDSIKTVQNNQVRSEAVGTDMDDVLTEVKKNYAKPNPTYFGKAKGKNIIVIHLESFQQFLINYKVNGQEVTPFLNSLYSDKNTMSFDNFYHEVGQGKTSDAENMLETGLFGLPEGSLFSKLGSDNTFQAAPAILGQKEGYTSAVFHGNIGSFWNRDNVYKNMGYDYFFDSNYFNKTADSSLEYGMKDKLMLSESVKYLEQLQQPFYTKFITVTNHYPFELPDEDNDGFQAPNTSNSAVNNYFLTAHYLDNALQEFFNYLKSSGIYDNSMIVLYGDHYGLSNSQNPDLAPLLGVDTNDWSDFNDSQMQKVPFMIHMKGLKGGINHSYGGEIDVLPTILHLAGINTKQYIQLGTDLLSKQHNQIVIFRNKNFVTPHYTVLKNSNGDPEVYKNKTGELVDLSQNPKLKEKVAKWQQYVNDKLKLSDTINNKNLLRFYTPTGFTPVDSKEYNYQNEIQKLVATRNNLGLKSTSVYSQNGNKSTTNLYSTDAPELNGDRSVIDSWSSVLKGKNDSTN is encoded by the coding sequence ATGAATAAATTAAAAAATATCTTGAACAAGCGATTGGGCTTTATGGCTCTATTAGTCGCTTTACTATGGATCAAAACTATTATTGCCTATTACTGTGATTTTTCACTAGGCGTTTCGGACCCGTTACAACATTTTATTTTAATAATCAATCCCATTGCAACAGCCGTTATACTTTTGAGCATAGCGTTATACATCAATCGTTCCAAAATTTCCTATATCGTTATGGGCTTTATCTATGTTTTAGAGTCAGCCCTTTTATACGGAAATATTCTTTATTACCGGGAATTTAGTGATTTTCTATCTTTTAACACAATCGCTGGTGCTGCTAAGGTCTCCAAGGGTCTCGGTGGTAGTGCTGCTAATTTAGTTCAAATCCATGATTTTATTTATGGATTAGATTTCATTATTTTAGCAATTTTGTTACTAACCCATTATATCAAAATTGATCCTCAACCTATGAAAAAGTTAACTGCAATTGCAACAACTTTTTTGGGAATCTTTCTCTTCTCATTAAATTTAACTATTGCTGAAAGTAATCGTCCACAATTACTAGGACGGACCTTCGATCGTGCTTACATTGTTAAATATTTAGGTTTAAACAGTTTCCTAGCCTATGATTCGATTAAAACAGTTCAAAACAATCAAGTGCGTTCGGAAGCTGTTGGTACCGATATGGATGACGTTTTAACTGAAGTTAAAAAGAATTACGCCAAACCCAATCCAACATACTTTGGCAAAGCTAAAGGTAAAAATATTATTGTAATTCATTTGGAAAGTTTTCAACAATTCCTCATCAATTACAAAGTTAATGGTCAAGAAGTTACACCGTTTTTAAATAGCCTTTACAGTGATAAAAACACGATGTCGTTTGATAATTTTTACCATGAAGTTGGTCAAGGAAAAACTAGTGATGCTGAGAATATGTTAGAGACAGGACTCTTCGGATTGCCAGAAGGTTCCCTCTTCTCAAAACTCGGCAGTGACAATACTTTCCAGGCTGCACCGGCCATTCTTGGACAAAAAGAAGGCTATACTAGTGCCGTTTTCCATGGGAATATTGGAAGTTTTTGGAATCGTGATAATGTCTATAAAAACATGGGCTATGATTATTTCTTTGATTCAAATTACTTTAACAAAACAGCCGATTCTAGTTTGGAATATGGTATGAAAGATAAACTGATGCTTTCAGAAAGTGTTAAGTATCTTGAGCAATTGCAACAGCCTTTCTACACTAAATTTATTACCGTTACTAACCATTATCCATTCGAATTACCAGATGAAGACAACGATGGTTTCCAAGCACCTAATACAAGCAACAGTGCTGTTAACAATTACTTTTTAACTGCTCATTACTTGGACAATGCTTTGCAAGAATTCTTCAATTATCTAAAATCTAGTGGGATCTATGATAATTCCATGATTGTTCTTTACGGTGATCATTACGGCCTTTCCAACAGTCAAAATCCTGATTTGGCTCCATTGTTAGGTGTCGATACGAATGATTGGTCCGACTTCAATGATTCGCAAATGCAAAAGGTTCCCTTTATGATTCACATGAAAGGCCTTAAAGGTGGTATCAATCACTCTTATGGTGGTGAGATCGACGTCTTGCCAACTATTTTACATTTGGCCGGGATCAATACTAAGCAGTACATTCAGTTAGGAACTGATTTACTATCAAAACAACACAATCAAATCGTTATCTTTAGAAATAAAAACTTCGTCACACCTCATTACACAGTCTTAAAGAATAGTAATGGCGACCCAGAAGTTTATAAAAATAAAACTGGTGAGTTGGTAGATTTAAGTCAAAATCCTAAATTAAAAGAAAAAGTAGCTAAATGGCAACAATACGTCAACGACAAATTGAAACTATCCGACACGATCAACAACAAGAACCTTCTGAGATTCTACACGCCTACTGGTTTTACCCCTGTTGATAGCAAGGAATATAATTATCAAAATGAAATTCAAAAATTGGTTGCTACTAGAAATAATCTTGGATTGAAATCTACAAGTGTCTATTCACAAAATGGCAACAAGTCAACTACCAACCTTTACTCAACTGATGCACCTGAACTAAATGGTGACCGGTCTGTAATTGATAGTTGGTCCAGTGTTCTAAAAGGAAAAAATGATTCTACTAATTAA
- a CDS encoding VanZ family protein, translated as MIFLGPLYSYIYARFATKFNHFPLIRLSFYAVDKAILYTLIFIILRYIWVKIKKRNTTFWYEFWLSVFVFYVFLLFALTVFRDGYFIWQFKFFWHRPLSDINTIPLIETMKLADAKSLVDFFYNLYGNIVWFVPMGFFIPALSKRHLNFLQVVLMGAMISVSIEALQFVLNTGVTDIDDVIFNTLGAVVGYLLYFLGKWIKKLIKI; from the coding sequence ATGATATTTTTAGGACCATTATATAGTTATATATATGCGCGTTTTGCAACAAAATTTAATCATTTTCCATTGATTCGGCTTTCTTTTTACGCTGTTGATAAAGCAATATTATATACTTTAATTTTTATAATTTTAAGGTATATCTGGGTTAAAATAAAGAAAAGAAATACTACCTTTTGGTATGAGTTTTGGCTCAGCGTGTTCGTTTTTTATGTTTTCCTACTTTTTGCTTTGACAGTTTTTCGAGATGGCTACTTCATATGGCAATTCAAATTTTTCTGGCACCGTCCGTTATCCGATATAAATACCATTCCACTGATAGAAACGATGAAGTTAGCAGATGCTAAGTCATTGGTCGACTTTTTTTATAATTTGTATGGTAATATTGTGTGGTTCGTACCGATGGGATTCTTCATTCCCGCATTAAGTAAGCGCCACCTCAACTTTCTGCAAGTTGTCTTAATGGGTGCGATGATTTCAGTGTCAATTGAAGCTTTACAGTTTGTTTTAAATACTGGTGTCACCGATATTGATGATGTTATCTTCAATACTTTAGGTGCTGTGGTAGGGTATTTATTATATTTTTTAGGAAAATGGATAAAAAAGCTAATAAAAATTTGA
- a CDS encoding glucose-6-phosphate isomerase produces the protein MTQIKFDDSKLSKFVHDNEVGEMQALVNAADEELRKGTGAGADFRGFIDLPVDYDKDEFARIKKAAKKIQSDSEVFIGIGIGGSYLGARAAIDFLSSSFYNVKNEKDVPEVYFCGNSISPNYLADLLDVIGDRDFSVNIISKSGTTTEPSIAFRILKAKLIEKYGVEGAKERIYATTDRAKGALKTESDAEGYEEFVVPDDIGGRFSVLTAVGLLPIAVAGIDIDKLMEGAAQARTDYSSADLTKNDAYKYAALRNILYRKGYTTELLENYEPNVQYFGEWWKQLMGESEGKDQKGIYPSSANFSTDLHSLGQYIQEGRRNLMETVVLIDTPRHDVKIPAEKDNLDGLKYLENKSMDFVNKKAYEGVVLAHTDGGVPVMTVHIEKQDAYNLGYLMYFFEIAVGISGYLNGINPFNQPGVEAYKKNMFGLLGRPGYEELGEELNKRL, from the coding sequence ATGACTCAAATTAAATTTGATGATTCAAAATTGAGCAAGTTCGTTCATGACAACGAAGTTGGCGAAATGCAAGCATTAGTTAATGCTGCTGATGAAGAACTACGTAAGGGTACTGGTGCCGGTGCTGATTTCCGTGGTTTCATCGATTTGCCTGTTGATTATGACAAAGATGAATTTGCTCGTATTAAGAAAGCTGCTAAGAAGATCCAATCAGACTCAGAAGTCTTCATTGGTATCGGTATTGGTGGTTCATACTTAGGTGCACGTGCTGCAATCGACTTCCTAAGTTCATCATTCTACAATGTTAAGAATGAAAAAGATGTTCCAGAAGTTTACTTCTGTGGTAACTCAATTTCTCCAAATTACTTAGCTGATTTACTAGACGTTATCGGCGACCGTGATTTCAGTGTTAATATCATTTCTAAATCTGGTACAACAACAGAACCTTCAATTGCTTTCAGAATTTTGAAAGCTAAGTTGATTGAAAAATATGGTGTTGAAGGTGCTAAGGAACGTATCTACGCTACAACAGATCGTGCCAAGGGTGCTTTGAAGACAGAATCAGATGCTGAAGGTTACGAAGAATTCGTTGTTCCTGATGATATCGGTGGTCGTTTCTCAGTTCTTACAGCTGTTGGTCTATTACCAATCGCCGTTGCTGGTATCGACATCGACAAGTTGATGGAAGGTGCTGCACAAGCTCGTACAGACTACTCATCAGCTGACCTTACAAAGAACGATGCTTACAAGTATGCTGCTTTGAGAAACATCTTGTACCGTAAAGGTTACACAACAGAATTGCTAGAAAACTACGAACCAAACGTTCAATACTTTGGCGAATGGTGGAAACAATTGATGGGTGAATCTGAAGGTAAAGATCAAAAGGGTATCTACCCATCATCAGCTAACTTCTCAACTGACTTGCACTCATTAGGTCAATACATTCAAGAAGGTCGTCGTAACTTGATGGAAACTGTTGTTTTAATCGACACACCAAGACATGACGTTAAGATTCCTGCTGAAAAAGATAACCTTGATGGTTTGAAGTACTTGGAAAACAAGTCAATGGACTTCGTTAACAAGAAGGCTTACGAAGGTGTTGTTCTAGCTCACACTGACGGTGGCGTTCCAGTTATGACAGTTCACATTGAAAAACAAGATGCCTATAACTTAGGTTACTTGATGTACTTCTTCGAAATTGCTGTTGGTATTTCTGGTTACTTGAACGGTATCAATCCATTCAACCAACCAGGTGTTGAAGCATACAAGAAGAACATGTTTGGTCTACTTGGCCGTCCTGGTTATGAAGAACTTGGCGAAGAATTAAACAAGAGACTATAA